In Grus americana isolate bGruAme1 chromosome 28, bGruAme1.mat, whole genome shotgun sequence, a single window of DNA contains:
- the USE1 gene encoding vesicle transport protein USE1, which translates to MAATRLELNLMRLLSRCEALAAERRDPGEWRLEKYVAALEDMLCELKKQSGKPAPELLNEYSRKVDFLKGLLEAEKLTSSTEKALANQFLAPGRTPTTTKERTPATKTVHLQTKARCTGKMRSELLGTDPLAIDDSEELNIRKRKGLVSNEKQSAVELDAVLQHHQDMQEKLAEEMLSLARSLKNNTLAAQNVIKQDNQTLSHSLRMADQNFEKLKDESDRLEQHAKKSVNWLLWIMLIVVCFIFISMILFIRIFPKLK; encoded by the exons ATGGCTGCGACGCGGCTGGAGCTGAACCTGATGCGGCTCCTGAGCCGGTGCGAGGCGCTGGCGGCGGAGCGGCGAGACCCCGGCGAGTGGCGGCTGGAGAAG tatgTTGCCGCTCTTGAAGATATGCTCTGCGAGCTGAAGAAGCAGTCCGG CAAGCCTGCACCAGAACTGCTGAATGAATACTCTCGCAAAGTGGACTTCCTAAAGGGACTTTTAGAAGCTGAAAAATTG ACTTCATCAACTGAAAAGGCTCTGGCAAATCAGTTCCTGGCCCCTGGACGTACACCTACAACCACCAAAGAGAGAACCCCAGCTACTAAAACAGTTCATCTCCAGACAAAGGCTCGTTGCACAGGCAAGATGAGGAGTGAGCTGCTTGGTACA GATCCCTTGGCTATCGATG ATTCTGAGGAGTTAAACATAAGGAAGCGGAA AGGCCTTGTGTCCAATGAGAAGCAGTCAGCAGTCGAGCTGGATGCTGTGTTACAGCACCATCAGGATATGCAAGAGAAGTTAGCTGAAGAAATGCTAAGTTTGGCTCGCAGTCTCAAAAACAACACTCTGGCTGCGCAGAATGTCATAAAACAAGATAACCAG ACACTATCGCATTCTCTTAGGATGGCAGACCAGAACTTTGAAAAGCTCAAGGATGAATCTGACCGCCTTGAACAGCATGCGAAGAAATCAGTCAACTGGCTATTATGGATAATGTTAATTGTAGTTTGTTTTATATTCATCAGCATGATTCTCTTTATCAGAATTTTTCCCAAActaaaatga